The Lycium barbarum isolate Lr01 chromosome 9, ASM1917538v2, whole genome shotgun sequence genome has a segment encoding these proteins:
- the LOC132610346 gene encoding multiple C2 domain and transmembrane region protein 10, whose amino-acid sequence MNNGKEKLVVEVVAAHNLMPKDGEGSSSPFVEVEFENQRQKTQVKMRDLNPVWNEKLVFHVNDVADLPYRTVEVNVFNEKRSNTSRNFLGRVRISGSSIAREGEEMAQLYTLDKRSLFSHVRGELSLKLYLSTTEEVKQVISGNGGSRGGVGKPNVNSSSKKNKKLQQQTNGTNMVVQMGQENKVNFQNQNHSKPVEPVPGDIKPVVITTVPGPIIPAVSGGHVTGGGGGHGVGGGGVGLYSSGQGEFSLKETSPHLGGGLNKHKTSSTYDLVEQMQYLYVRVVKAKDISVFGGAELVAEVKLGNYRGITKRVFSNHAEWNQVFAFSKDSVQSSVVEIFVKENNKDEFLGRVWFDLNEVPKRVPPDSQLAPQWYRMEDKKGDKSKGGEVMVAIWFGTQADEAFAEAWHSKAANVHFDGLCSIKSKVYLSPKLWYLRVGVIEAQDIIMGEKGSSIMRYPELFAKVQVGNQVLRTRVSPPAATRSLSNPFWNEDLMFVVAEPFEDFLLVSIEDRLAPNREEIVGRVLLPVSSLERRLNEKPVTSRWFNLDTYLSNPNDPKAVVRFASRIHLRASLDGGYHVLDEATMYSSDVRPTAKQLWKPYIGVLEVGVLGATNLVPMKMKEGKGGSVDAYCVAKYGQKWVRTRTVVDSLSPKWNEQYTWEVFDPCTVITIGVFDNSHVDKNMVNSVAGNRDSRIGKVRIRLSTLESDRVYTHAYPLLMLHPSGVKKMGELHLAVRFSCANMVNMLHMYTMPLLPKMHYVQPLSVNQLDTLRHQAMNVVATRLSRSEPPLGREVVEYMLDHDSHMWSMRKSKANFFRLTNVVSWFVIMSRFLESARNWHKPVYSALALIAFTILVVVPELIIPCVLLTLAAIGLWRYRSRPRHPPHMDTRLSYAESVYPDELDEEFDSFPTSRSAEIVRMRYDRLRSVAGRIQTVVGDMATQGERFQALLSWRDPRATFLFVIFCLFAAFGFYLVPIKWVVALWGLYYLRPPRFRNRLPSSAVCFLKRLPTRADSML is encoded by the exons ATGAATAATGGTAAAGAAAAGCTAGTTGTAGAAGTGGTTGCAGCACATAACTTAATGCCAAAAGATGGTGAAGGTTCATCATCACCATTTGTAGAAGTTGAGTTTGAAAACCAAAGACAAAAAACACAAGTTAAAATGAGAGATTTAAACCCTGTATGGAATGAAAAGCTTGTGTTTCATGTTAATGACGTGGCTGATCTTCCATATAGGACAGTTGAAGTCAATGTTTTCAATGAGAAAAGGTCAAACACAAGTAGAAATTTTTTGGGTCGGGTTAGGATATCCGGGTCAAGTATTGCTAGAGAAGGTGAAGAAATGGCACAACTTTATACACTTGATAAAAGAAGTCTTTTTTCTCATGTACGTGGTGAGTTAAGTTTGAAACTTTATTTATCTACAACTGAGGAAGTTAAACAAGTTATTAGTGGTAATGGTGGTAGTCGTGGTGGAGTTGGTAAACCAAATGTTAATTCCTCTTCTAAGAAGAACAAGAAATTGCAGCAACAAACAAATGGAACTAACATGGTCGTCCAAATGGGTCAAGAAAATAAG GTAAATTTTCAAAACCAGAATCATTCCAAGCCAGTGGAGCCAGTTCCAGGTGACATTAAGCCTGTTGTTATTACTACTGTTCCTGGCCCTATTATTCCGGCGGTTTCCGGTGGCCATGTCACCGGTGGTGGCGGCGGTCATGGTGTTGGTGGTGGTGGGGTTGGTTTATACTCTTCTGGGCAAGGTGAGTTTTCTCTGAAAGAAACAAGTCCACATCTTGGTGGTGGTTTGAATAAGCACAAGACAAGCTCAACATATGACTTAGTGGAACAAATGCAGTATTTATATGTTAGAGTTGTAAAGGCTAAGGATATTTCTGTTTTTGGTGGTGCTGAGCTTGTAGCTGAGGTCAAACTTGGCAACTATAGAGGAATTACTAAAAGGGTCTTTTCAAATCATGCTGAATGGAACCAAGTTTTCGCCTTTTCTAAAGACAGTGTACAGTCCTCTGTAGTGGAAATCTTTGTGAAGGAAAATAACAAAGATGAGTTCTTAGGTCGTGTTTGGTTTGACCTAAATGAGGTGCCTAAACGCGTTCCGCCGGATAGTCAGTTGGCTCCACAATGGTATAGAATGGAAGACAAGAAAGGTGATAAGTCTAAAGGTGGTGAAGTTATGGTTGCTATATGGTTTGGAACTCAAGCTGATGAAGCATTTGCTGAGGCTTGGCATTCTAAAGCAGCAAATGTGCATTTTGATGGCTTGTGTTCTATCAAGTCTAAAGTGTATTTATCACCTAAGCTTTGGTATTTACGAGTTGGGGTTATCGAAGCTCAAGATATTATTATGGGGGAGAAAGGGTCGTCGATTATGAGATATCCTGAACTTTTTGCCAAAGTTCAAGTTGGAAACCAGGTATTGAGGACTAGAGTTTCTCCACCTGCTGCTACTAGAAGCCTTTCAAATCCTTTCTGGAATGAGGACTTAATGTTTGTGGTTGCTGAGCCATTTGAAGACTTCTTGCTTGTTTCGATCGAGGACAGACTTGCTCCCAAcagagaggaaattgtggggagaGTTCTTTTGCCTGTTTCAAGCCTAGAAAGGCGACTAAACGAGAAGCCAGTGACTTCGAGGTGGTTCAATCTCGATACTTATTTGAGCAACCCGAATGATCCCAAAGCTGTGGTTAGATTTGCCTCGCGGATTCACCTCCGTGCTTCACTTGACGGAGGTTACCATGTGCTCGATGAGGCAACAATGTATAGCAGTGATGTTAGGCCGACAGCAAAGCAGCTGTGGAAGCCCTACATTGGAGTTCTCGAGGTTGGGGTTTTGGGAGCTACAAATCTCGTGCCAATGAAAATGAAAGAAGGCAAGGGTGGCTCTGTAGACGCGTATTGTGTGGCAAAATATGGGCAGAAATGGGTCCGAACTAGAACTGTCGTGGACAGCTTATCTCCTAAATGGAACGAACAATATACTTGGGAAGTCTTTGACCCTTGCACTGTCATCACTATCGGGGTGTTTGATAATTCTCATGTAGACAAGAATATGGTTAACTCTGTGGCTGGAAATCGGGACTCTCGAATTGGGAAGGTTAGGATCAGGCTATCAACTCTTGAATCAGATAGAGTTTATACTCATGCATATCCGCTCTTGATGCTGCATCCTTCCGGGGTGAAAAAAATGGGGGAGCTTCATTTGGCTGTTCGGTTTTCATGTGCTAACATGGTGAATATGCTTCACATGTATACAATGCCTTTGCTTCCGAAGATGCATTACGTTCAGCCCTTGTCTGTAAATCAATTAGACACCTTGAGGCACCAGGCTATGAATGTTGTGGCAACGAGGCTTAGTCGATCCGAGCCACCTTTAGGGAGAGAAGTGGTTGAGTACATGCTCGATCATGATTCTCATATGTGGAGCATGAGAAAGAGCAAAGCAAATTTCTTTAGGCTGACAAATGTGGTTTCTTGGTTTGTTATTATGAGCAGGTTTTTGGAGTCCGCGCGCAATTGGCATAAGCCGGTGTACTCTGCGTTAGCACTAATTGCGTTTACCATTCTCGTAGTGGTGCCCGAGCTCATCATCCCTTGTGTACTACTCACATTGGCTGCGATAGGTTTATGGCGTTATAGGTCACGCCCACGTCACCCTCCACACATGGATACTCGACTCTCTTATGCAGAGAGCGTTTATCCAGATGAACTGGATGAGGAATTTGATTCATTCCCGACTAGTAGAAGTGCAGAAATTGTTCGAATGAGATATGATAGGCTGAGAAGTGTGGCTGGTAGGATTCAAACTGTGGTTGGTGATATGGCTACTCAAGGGGAGAGATTTCAAGCATTGTTAAGCTGGAGGGATCCAAGAGCAACATTCTTGTTTGTAATATTTTGCTTGTTTGCTGCATTTGGTTTCTATTTGGTCCCAATCAAATGGGTGGTTGCTCTTTGGGGTTTGTATTATTTGAGACCACCTAGGTTCAGGAACAGGTTGCCATCTAGTGCTGTATGTTTCTTGAAGAGGCTGCCAACCAGGGCAGATAGCATGTTGTAA